In Dolichospermum flos-aquae CCAP 1403/13F, the following proteins share a genomic window:
- a CDS encoding glycosyltransferase family 2 protein yields MITIEATATVTTDNKVTISVPANIPPGTHKMVLTIDEQLIGDNITISPDQACDQFRPPMESNLDCVELSIVVPLHNEEPNIDHLFERLSSVLNKLNITYEIICIDDGSRDNTVKSLINHHYQNPAIKIVSFSRNFGKEIALTAGINHSQGKAVIPIDADLQDPPELIEQLIDKWREGYDVVYAQRRLRLDDSWVKRLTAKGFYWTIAKVSPVDIPANVGDFRLLDRRVVEALKKIPERTRFMKGLFAWVGFKQYSILYDRQPRYQGESKWNYWKLWNFALDGITSFSLIPLKIWTYLGFVLSFLAFLYAAFLIILTMIKGITVPGYNSLMVVVLFLGGIQLIGLGIIGEYLGRVYEEAKQRPLYLVQEYHGFSHNPLDLECTQKS; encoded by the coding sequence ATGATAACAATTGAAGCCACTGCTACTGTAACAACAGACAATAAAGTAACAATTTCAGTTCCCGCTAATATTCCTCCAGGGACACACAAAATGGTGCTAACTATTGATGAGCAATTAATAGGAGATAACATAACCATATCACCCGATCAAGCCTGTGATCAGTTTAGACCTCCAATGGAATCAAATTTAGATTGTGTAGAGTTGTCTATAGTAGTACCTCTTCACAATGAAGAGCCTAATATTGATCACTTATTTGAGCGTCTTTCTTCAGTTTTGAATAAGCTAAACATTACTTATGAGATTATTTGTATAGATGATGGCAGTAGGGACAATACTGTCAAGTCTTTGATCAATCACCACTATCAAAATCCAGCTATTAAAATAGTGAGTTTCTCCCGTAATTTTGGCAAGGAAATTGCGTTAACAGCAGGAATTAATCACTCACAGGGAAAAGCCGTTATTCCAATAGATGCGGATCTTCAAGACCCTCCAGAACTAATTGAGCAACTGATTGATAAGTGGCGCGAGGGTTATGATGTAGTTTATGCTCAACGTCGTTTACGGTTAGATGATAGTTGGGTCAAACGCTTAACAGCTAAAGGATTTTATTGGACTATAGCCAAGGTAAGTCCTGTGGATATTCCTGCAAATGTGGGTGATTTTAGATTATTAGATCGACGAGTTGTAGAAGCACTCAAAAAGATTCCTGAACGAACTCGTTTCATGAAAGGTTTATTTGCTTGGGTGGGTTTCAAACAATATTCAATCCTCTATGATCGCCAACCCCGTTATCAAGGAGAGAGCAAGTGGAATTATTGGAAACTTTGGAATTTTGCCCTTGATGGAATTACCTCTTTTAGCCTTATTCCCCTAAAAATTTGGACTTATTTGGGGTTCGTTCTCTCATTTTTGGCATTCTTGTATGCCGCCTTTTTGATTATTTTAACCATGATTAAAGGAATTACAGTACCAGGCTATAATTCCTTAATGGTCGTTGTCCTCTTTCTCGGTGGCATACAGTTGATAGGATTAGGGATAATTGGAGAATATTTAGGACGAGTTTATGAAGAAGCCAAGCAACGTCCACTATATTTGGTGCAAGAATATCACGGTTTTTCCCATAATCCCCTGGATCTGGAATGCACTCAAAAAAGTTGA